Proteins from a single region of Sphaerochaeta globosa str. Buddy:
- a CDS encoding LacI family DNA-binding transcriptional regulator, giving the protein MDSKKDLRTITRKDIAIEAGVTETIVSYVINGNRYVKEEKRKKVEEAIARLNYRPNTMARALKGKKSNHILFIADDIKGEYFGKLISEIDTLAYTEDYFITLCADHQDEDFVNRIYSKFFDGIVIGSASFPLYNIQRLIDAHIPIVLLEIRDYSSITGVYGLINTGLYEGSRRVVRTLYERGKRKLLFLDRISSSGVWSNLDDWRLKGFTDQCSVYNLEPVIVSGCSSEDELSAKLFDLLSSGYVPDGIFGRNDQIALVGMQACQKMGYKVPQDIAVIGFDNTRLCRFSSPTLTSVEIEQKEVARCVMEMMMSLIDNSSSFEKRLEVYLDTKMVMRESV; this is encoded by the coding sequence ATGGACAGCAAGAAAGATCTTCGAACCATAACGCGTAAGGACATTGCCATCGAAGCCGGGGTGACGGAGACCATTGTCTCCTACGTCATCAACGGGAACCGCTATGTAAAGGAAGAGAAGCGAAAGAAAGTGGAGGAGGCGATTGCCAGACTCAACTATCGGCCCAATACCATGGCTCGTGCCCTGAAAGGCAAGAAATCGAACCATATCCTCTTTATTGCCGACGATATCAAGGGCGAATACTTCGGTAAGCTCATCAGTGAAATCGACACTCTTGCCTACACAGAGGACTACTTCATCACGCTGTGCGCCGACCATCAGGACGAGGACTTTGTGAATAGGATCTACTCCAAGTTCTTCGACGGAATCGTCATCGGTTCGGCCTCCTTTCCCCTGTATAACATCCAGCGTCTCATCGATGCCCATATTCCGATTGTGCTCTTGGAAATCCGCGACTACAGCTCCATCACCGGTGTGTATGGACTGATAAATACCGGCCTGTATGAGGGGTCACGCCGCGTGGTGAGGACGTTGTACGAGAGGGGTAAACGCAAGCTGTTGTTTTTGGACCGTATCAGCAGCTCGGGGGTTTGGAGCAACCTGGATGACTGGCGTCTTAAGGGCTTTACCGACCAATGTAGTGTCTACAACCTCGAACCGGTAATCGTCAGTGGATGCAGCAGCGAGGATGAATTGAGTGCCAAACTTTTCGATTTGCTTTCCTCAGGCTATGTACCGGACGGAATCTTCGGACGAAACGACCAGATTGCCTTGGTGGGGATGCAGGCATGCCAAAAGATGGGATACAAGGTACCCCAGGATATCGCAGTTATCGGCTTCGACAATACCCGGCTTTGCCGTTTTTCCTCCCCGACGCTCACCTCGGTGGAGATAGAGCAAAAGGAAGTCGCCCGATGCGTGATGGAGATGATGATGAGCCTCATAGACAACAGCTCTTCGTTCGAGAAGCGTTTGGAAGTCTATTTGGATACGAAAATGGTTATGCGCGAAAGCGTATAA
- a CDS encoding ABC transporter substrate-binding protein produces the protein MKKIVVFLLVLAMVSASVFAAGKTEVAPSGPVTLKVANYALLEGGYEPFWKQVKVDFEAANPDITIEWVTAPYGEIVNQVVNMAGGGNKVDVIFGEIDWVPGLVDAGLAAPVRDILPAAFVDDFYPDVLKSFEVGGKPYGIPLYVSPYVLYYNKNLFTQAGLDANKPPKTYDEMLSYAQKLSLLKDAKGNKVYAFGQTTASVPVSGASLTAMVFNFGGQVLDAQGKLAVDNQGFKDAFTMVQKLDQLGYNPQNAKLKDLRNLFALGQLAMYYDQSWGFNGVKSINPDAINFTASAEPLKGGSGAGASLLQAHCFILVDNGDARKAALSKFVEFVISEQTLSTYLRDLTPAYPAKKSMATMESVVNNGILKGASAAAGRVQVQSFIPRISDLNLELCSLAQAVTVGKMDVAASIEKFKNTASVKISK, from the coding sequence ATGAAGAAAATCGTAGTGTTTCTGTTGGTGCTTGCAATGGTGTCTGCTTCTGTGTTTGCAGCAGGAAAGACTGAAGTCGCCCCCTCCGGTCCGGTGACCCTCAAGGTGGCAAACTATGCTCTGCTGGAAGGCGGATATGAACCGTTCTGGAAGCAGGTGAAAGTGGATTTCGAGGCTGCCAATCCCGATATCACCATCGAGTGGGTGACCGCCCCGTATGGAGAGATCGTGAATCAGGTGGTGAACATGGCTGGCGGCGGCAACAAGGTCGACGTCATCTTCGGTGAGATCGACTGGGTTCCCGGTCTTGTCGATGCAGGCCTGGCCGCCCCGGTACGGGATATTCTTCCCGCAGCCTTTGTCGACGATTTCTATCCCGATGTGCTGAAGTCCTTCGAAGTGGGTGGCAAGCCGTATGGCATTCCGTTGTATGTCTCACCGTATGTGCTCTATTACAACAAGAACCTCTTTACCCAAGCAGGGCTCGATGCGAACAAGCCGCCCAAGACGTATGATGAGATGCTCTCCTATGCCCAGAAGCTTTCACTGTTGAAGGATGCGAAGGGCAACAAGGTCTATGCTTTTGGCCAAACCACCGCTTCGGTGCCGGTATCGGGAGCTTCTTTGACTGCCATGGTCTTCAATTTCGGCGGCCAGGTGCTCGATGCCCAGGGAAAACTTGCGGTGGACAACCAAGGCTTCAAGGATGCCTTTACCATGGTGCAGAAGCTCGACCAGCTGGGGTACAATCCGCAGAATGCGAAGCTCAAGGACCTCAGAAACCTCTTCGCCCTTGGTCAGCTTGCGATGTACTACGACCAGAGCTGGGGTTTCAACGGTGTAAAGTCGATCAATCCTGATGCGATCAACTTCACCGCCTCTGCAGAGCCTCTGAAGGGTGGAAGTGGAGCCGGTGCAAGCCTGTTGCAGGCTCATTGCTTCATCCTTGTTGACAATGGCGATGCCAGAAAGGCAGCCCTTTCCAAGTTTGTTGAGTTCGTGATCAGCGAACAGACCCTCAGTACGTACCTGCGGGACCTCACCCCTGCATATCCTGCCAAGAAGTCGATGGCAACTATGGAGAGTGTGGTGAACAACGGTATTCTCAAGGGTGCTTCAGCGGCAGCCGGCAGGGTGCAGGTTCAGTCGTTCATCCCCAGGATCAGCGATCTCAATCTCGAACTGTGTTCCCTTGCCCAGGCAGTGACGGTTGGCAAGATGGATGTTGCTGCTTCCATCGAGAAGTTCAAGAACACGGCAAGTGTTAAGATTTCCAAGTAA
- a CDS encoding carbohydrate ABC transporter permease — MKSRTLQRSRADLLFSFILDIPALLMTVLFIIVPIIDSVIKSFQDYGVRNIISKKPGVWNDFANYVYLAKTDGFLMASIHTFSFVLGVVLLQFLLALLLALILNTEIKGARLLRSVMMTPWVVPTVISALIWMWLFQPQYGFIKYLVNLVTFGNVHDFAMLNNPRTALAGVGIAALWKQIPLMSLLLLAGLQSVPQEINEAAMIDGANKFRRFVSVTLPYLSPVIKVSISMAIIENFKQFPLFWTMTGGGPNNATTTLAVLSYREAFVSMNLGSGAAVTTLWMLMMVLVVFFYNRVFRVQDLG; from the coding sequence ATGAAAAGCAGAACCTTGCAGCGATCGAGAGCCGACTTGCTCTTTTCGTTCATTCTCGATATCCCGGCCTTGCTGATGACAGTGTTGTTCATCATCGTTCCCATTATTGATTCGGTGATCAAAAGCTTTCAGGATTATGGGGTGCGGAACATCATCAGCAAAAAGCCCGGAGTCTGGAATGATTTTGCCAACTATGTGTATCTGGCAAAGACCGATGGTTTTTTGATGGCGAGCATCCATACGTTCAGTTTTGTGCTGGGCGTGGTGTTGCTGCAGTTTCTGCTTGCCCTGCTGCTCGCCTTGATTCTGAATACCGAGATCAAGGGTGCAAGACTGCTCAGAAGCGTCATGATGACTCCCTGGGTGGTCCCCACCGTGATCTCAGCCCTTATATGGATGTGGCTTTTTCAACCCCAATATGGGTTTATTAAATACTTGGTCAATCTTGTTACCTTTGGAAACGTGCATGACTTCGCCATGCTCAACAATCCCCGGACTGCTCTTGCAGGCGTAGGTATCGCAGCCTTGTGGAAACAGATTCCCCTTATGTCCCTGTTGCTGTTGGCGGGGCTTCAGAGTGTGCCGCAAGAGATCAACGAGGCAGCAATGATCGATGGGGCGAATAAATTCAGGCGCTTTGTCTCGGTAACCTTGCCCTACCTCAGCCCGGTGATAAAGGTGAGCATTTCCATGGCTATCATCGAGAACTTCAAGCAATTCCCGCTCTTTTGGACCATGACCGGAGGAGGACCGAACAACGCTACCACAACGCTGGCAGTACTCAGCTACCGCGAGGCGTTTGTATCGATGAATCTGGGATCGGGGGCTGCAGTGACCACGCTATGGATGCTCATGATGGTGTTGGTGGTCTTCTTCTACAACCGGGTCTTCCGGGTGCAGGATTTGGGGTAA
- a CDS encoding carbohydrate ABC transporter permease — translation MANTSSLNHDSRLFTLAKYLLLVSILLFLLFPLYWVLVTSFKTNMEAYQYPPTFFPHKPVLDSFIKLFTQHNQFFVYYQNNLIVSAAVALLCCIFAIFAGYSLARFKNRWNQAFFALLLVSQMFPVISRMISLYAIMGKLGIINTLGGLMFALLAAQVPFCIILMASFFANIPTEIEEAAFVDGAGRWRILFTIVTPLVKSGLLAVGIYAFLMTWDDYLHAATLIQADNLRTLSVGIALRYLGELSYDWSLVNAISIIGTIPVVLLFFFFQKYMIKGLVAGAVKG, via the coding sequence ATGGCAAATACATCTTCGCTCAACCATGATTCTCGGCTGTTTACCCTGGCCAAGTACCTGCTGCTGGTCAGTATTTTGCTCTTTTTGCTGTTCCCCCTCTACTGGGTGCTGGTCACCTCGTTCAAGACGAATATGGAGGCATACCAGTATCCTCCTACGTTCTTTCCGCACAAGCCGGTGCTCGATAGCTTTATCAAGCTCTTCACCCAGCACAACCAATTCTTTGTCTATTATCAGAACAACCTGATCGTTTCGGCCGCTGTGGCGTTGTTGTGCTGCATATTTGCCATTTTTGCAGGGTACTCGCTTGCCCGGTTCAAGAATCGGTGGAACCAAGCTTTCTTTGCCCTGCTGCTGGTCAGCCAGATGTTTCCGGTTATCAGTCGGATGATCAGCTTGTATGCGATCATGGGCAAATTGGGCATTATCAACACCCTTGGCGGCTTGATGTTCGCCCTGCTGGCAGCCCAGGTGCCGTTCTGCATCATTCTGATGGCTAGCTTTTTTGCCAACATCCCTACCGAGATTGAGGAAGCTGCTTTTGTCGATGGGGCGGGGAGGTGGAGAATTCTCTTTACCATTGTCACCCCTTTGGTGAAGTCCGGCTTGCTTGCAGTCGGGATTTATGCTTTTTTGATGACCTGGGACGACTATCTGCATGCTGCCACCCTCATTCAGGCTGACAACCTGCGTACGCTCTCGGTGGGTATTGCCCTTCGTTACTTGGGAGAACTCTCCTACGATTGGTCGCTGGTGAATGCGATTTCCATTATTGGGACGATTCCTGTAGTCTTACTGTTCTTCTTCTTCCAAAAATATATGATCAAGGGCCTGGTAGCCGGTGCGGTGAAGGGCTGA
- a CDS encoding sulfatase-like hydrolase/transferase, protein MPRQVVFIMTDTTRKDMLGCYGDSRMQTPNLDRLADQGLRYEQAYCCQPVCGPARSALFTGTFPHSNGVFSNNLPLGDNVKTLGQRLSDNGIQAAFTGKWHLDGGDYFGLGRCPDGWDSAVWYDMHNYLEELSVEERLRSRKSETAYDETWGSEMTYAHRVSDKAIGYLAEHEGEDFFLAVSYDEPHGPFICPPPFNTMYDGFSFEDNPTFHDTLDAKPMLQRLWSGDDLTKSPEALHAPSKMLSLYLGCNSFVDHQIGRVLNEVYRLAPDALVIFTSDHGDMLGSHRLQAKNAAFYKEITNIPFIVKPGRGHEGNQQVVVHHPASHIDVTPTVLDYFGIPLPKLLEGTSMLRQFENPEVRINEQVYCEFTRYEVDHDGFGGLQMMRSVTDGRHKLTINLMDSDELYDLASDPHEVVNLIHDAQYAALRNRLHDLLLEHMDQSRDVFRGYQWVARPWRGDRSASWQNSGKTRQRENEEYESRQWDYDTGLPMESAVRGKKLYDVKK, encoded by the coding sequence ATGCCAAGACAAGTTGTGTTCATTATGACCGATACCACCCGTAAGGATATGCTGGGTTGCTATGGGGACAGTCGTATGCAGACGCCCAATCTCGATCGTCTTGCCGATCAGGGCTTGCGCTACGAGCAGGCGTATTGCTGTCAGCCGGTCTGCGGTCCGGCTCGTTCAGCGTTGTTTACCGGGACTTTCCCTCATTCCAATGGGGTGTTTTCGAACAATCTCCCGTTGGGAGACAATGTGAAGACGCTGGGACAGCGGCTTTCGGACAACGGTATCCAGGCAGCGTTTACGGGCAAGTGGCACCTCGACGGAGGTGATTATTTCGGCTTGGGTCGCTGTCCAGATGGCTGGGATTCTGCTGTTTGGTACGATATGCACAACTACCTCGAGGAGCTTTCCGTCGAAGAAAGGCTTCGCTCACGCAAGTCGGAGACCGCCTACGATGAGACGTGGGGGTCTGAGATGACGTATGCCCACCGGGTTTCTGACAAGGCAATCGGGTATTTGGCCGAGCATGAGGGAGAGGACTTCTTCCTTGCTGTCTCGTATGACGAACCGCACGGCCCGTTTATTTGCCCGCCCCCCTTCAATACGATGTACGACGGATTCTCCTTCGAGGATAATCCCACGTTCCATGACACCTTGGATGCGAAGCCGATGCTCCAGCGCCTGTGGTCCGGTGATGACCTGACAAAGAGTCCTGAGGCGTTGCATGCCCCTTCGAAAATGCTGTCACTGTATTTGGGATGCAACAGCTTTGTCGACCACCAGATCGGCAGGGTGCTGAACGAGGTCTATCGTCTGGCTCCGGATGCTTTGGTGATTTTCACTTCCGACCATGGGGATATGCTGGGGTCACACCGCCTCCAGGCCAAGAATGCAGCATTCTACAAGGAAATAACCAACATTCCGTTCATCGTTAAGCCGGGTAGGGGGCATGAGGGCAACCAACAGGTGGTGGTCCATCATCCGGCAAGCCACATCGATGTGACTCCTACGGTGTTGGACTACTTTGGCATTCCGCTTCCCAAGCTGCTTGAGGGGACGAGCATGTTGCGCCAGTTCGAAAACCCCGAGGTTCGGATCAATGAGCAGGTGTACTGTGAGTTCACCCGTTATGAAGTCGACCACGATGGCTTTGGGGGACTGCAGATGATGCGTTCTGTCACCGATGGACGCCACAAGCTCACGATTAACCTGATGGATAGTGACGAGCTCTATGACTTGGCCTCTGATCCGCACGAGGTAGTGAACCTAATTCATGATGCACAGTACGCGGCCCTGAGGAACAGGCTGCATGATCTCCTACTAGAGCATATGGACCAGAGTCGGGATGTCTTTCGCGGGTATCAGTGGGTTGCCAGACCTTGGAGAGGGGACCGCTCTGCAAGTTGGCAGAATAGCGGTAAGACGCGCCAGCGGGAGAACGAGGAGTACGAGAGCCGCCAGTGGGATTACGACACCGGCCTTCCCATGGAGAGCGCAGTGCGGGGCAAGAAGCTCTACGATGTAAAGAAGTAA
- a CDS encoding IS1/IS1595 family N-terminal zinc-binding domain-containing protein, protein MKPDQHSTSRRSTPWDEQGDITPSQAFIKQHHERHYHERHHALAETNEAEFLNSKIPFGCRLCGSSDIKKAGLSANGVQMYRCNACNRKFTVLTGTVFDGHKIPISEWIEYLYNLFSYVSLRADSWNNKNAITTSRFWLEKVFLLVQEYQEGIVLEGEVTLDETFYSVRTSDLVMQEGKKLRGISRNQICIGVACDSHHVFCTLEGYGKPTQRKAYESFKDHIRPGSVLIHDKEGSHRKLVEGLGLQSRAYQSAELKKLQDKENPMERVNRIHFYLKRFFLAHSSFDRDSIEGFINLFSFVMNPPKEKLEKVDILINLGIECSRNISYRELFLKKKANSEGF, encoded by the coding sequence ATGAAACCAGATCAGCACAGCACATCCCGGCGTTCCACGCCCTGGGATGAACAAGGAGACATCACTCCTTCCCAGGCTTTCATCAAGCAGCATCATGAGCGTCATTACCATGAGCGGCACCATGCCTTAGCCGAAACAAATGAAGCCGAGTTCCTCAACAGCAAGATTCCTTTTGGTTGCAGGCTGTGCGGATCCAGTGACATTAAGAAGGCCGGACTGTCGGCAAATGGTGTGCAGATGTACCGATGCAATGCCTGCAACAGGAAATTCACCGTGCTTACGGGAACGGTCTTCGACGGGCACAAGATACCAATCAGCGAATGGATAGAGTATCTGTACAACTTGTTTTCCTATGTAAGCCTGCGTGCGGACTCATGGAACAACAAGAACGCCATAACCACGTCCCGATTCTGGCTTGAGAAGGTATTCCTCCTTGTCCAGGAATACCAGGAGGGCATCGTCCTCGAGGGTGAGGTGACCCTTGATGAGACCTTCTATTCCGTACGCACCTCGGATCTGGTCATGCAGGAAGGAAAGAAGCTGAGAGGCATATCGAGAAACCAGATCTGCATCGGCGTCGCCTGCGACTCCCATCATGTTTTCTGCACATTGGAGGGATACGGAAAGCCAACCCAGAGAAAGGCGTACGAATCCTTCAAGGATCACATCAGGCCTGGTTCGGTGCTCATCCATGACAAGGAAGGCTCCCACAGAAAGCTTGTTGAGGGACTTGGCCTTCAAAGCAGGGCCTACCAGTCGGCAGAGCTTAAGAAGCTCCAAGACAAGGAAAACCCGATGGAACGCGTCAACAGAATCCATTTCTATCTGAAGAGGTTCTTTCTTGCCCATTCCAGCTTCGACAGGGACTCGATTGAAGGCTTCATCAACCTCTTCTCATTCGTGATGAATCCTCCTAAGGAAAAGCTTGAAAAAGTGGATATTTTGATCAATTTGGGAATTGAGTGCTCCCGAAACATCTCATATCGGGAGCTGTTTCTCAAGAAGAAAGCGAATTCTGAAGGTTTCTAG
- a CDS encoding SPASM domain-containing protein, producing MCKYGFFIQKSLSEAKHCSFVFQGGEPTLAGLGFFERFVEQVALHKSEGHTITYAFQTNGLKLDTQWARFFKEHGFLVGVSFDGSPRLHDLHRYDAHKRGSGRSVAATIALLKAEGVQFNVLSVVTNELAQNIKQAYTYLVNHEVYYHQYIACMDPLDGDKNYLSPAVYAQFLKELFDLWFDSWQQGKPVSIRFFDNLVGMLLGYPPESCDMGGICSANYVVESNGNIYPCDFYCTDDQSLGTIVENSFAELDAKRSKLRFIEDSPNRTDVCATCQWRMLCRGGCKRYRSESGYKFCSSMQEFFPYAIQRLQMVAQAMRRS from the coding sequence GTGTGCAAATACGGATTTTTCATTCAAAAGAGTCTTTCAGAGGCCAAGCATTGCAGTTTTGTCTTCCAGGGTGGTGAACCTACCTTGGCAGGCTTAGGGTTTTTTGAACGGTTTGTAGAGCAGGTTGCTTTGCACAAGAGCGAAGGCCACACGATTACCTATGCGTTTCAGACCAATGGTCTGAAGCTGGATACTCAGTGGGCTCGCTTCTTCAAGGAACACGGTTTTCTGGTCGGTGTCTCCTTCGACGGCAGTCCACGTCTGCATGACCTACACCGCTATGATGCCCACAAGAGGGGTAGCGGCAGGTCGGTTGCTGCAACCATTGCCTTGCTGAAAGCAGAGGGCGTACAGTTCAACGTCCTTTCGGTGGTGACCAATGAGCTGGCCCAGAATATCAAGCAGGCCTATACCTACTTGGTAAACCATGAAGTCTACTACCATCAGTACATTGCCTGCATGGATCCCCTTGATGGTGATAAGAACTATCTTTCCCCTGCAGTATACGCACAGTTCCTCAAGGAGCTGTTTGACCTGTGGTTCGACTCGTGGCAGCAGGGAAAGCCGGTCTCGATCCGGTTTTTCGACAACTTGGTGGGGATGCTTCTCGGCTATCCTCCTGAAAGCTGTGATATGGGCGGGATTTGCTCCGCCAACTATGTAGTGGAGAGCAACGGCAACATCTACCCCTGTGACTTTTACTGTACCGATGATCAAAGCCTTGGAACTATTGTGGAAAACTCCTTTGCAGAACTTGATGCCAAACGCTCAAAGCTTCGGTTCATCGAGGATTCACCCAATCGAACTGATGTGTGTGCAACATGTCAGTGGAGGATGCTCTGCCGCGGTGGTTGCAAACGGTATCGCAGTGAGTCAGGCTACAAGTTCTGCTCTTCGATGCAGGAGTTTTTCCCATATGCGATACAAAGGCTTCAGATGGTTGCCCAAGCGATGAGGAGGTCATGA
- a CDS encoding chromate transporter — protein sequence MMKVEMIREEKTKPQINLRFYLKLFWTTFSLSLFTFGGGFVIISLMRKKMVVKLGWIDDEQMLDFVTIAQSSPGPIAVNGSLMVGYHLAKTAGALVAVLGTVLPPMIILTLVSLGYQAVQDNIWIEAAFHGMRPVVAAIVLQVTWALFKPFLQKKNVLAIVLFAISFIALYVLKVNIMLVMVAIVLFSIGKSLLDLKKEGRE from the coding sequence ATGATGAAAGTGGAAATGATCAGGGAGGAGAAAACAAAGCCGCAGATAAACCTTCGGTTTTATCTCAAGCTTTTTTGGACTACCTTCAGCCTCAGCTTGTTCACCTTCGGGGGTGGTTTTGTCATTATCAGTCTGATGCGAAAGAAAATGGTGGTGAAACTCGGATGGATCGATGACGAGCAGATGCTCGATTTCGTCACCATAGCCCAATCCTCACCCGGTCCTATTGCGGTCAATGGTTCGTTGATGGTCGGCTACCATCTTGCCAAAACTGCCGGAGCCTTGGTTGCCGTACTCGGAACCGTGCTTCCTCCCATGATCATCCTTACCCTGGTGAGCCTGGGGTATCAGGCAGTACAGGATAATATTTGGATTGAGGCAGCCTTTCATGGTATGAGACCTGTCGTTGCAGCCATTGTGTTGCAGGTTACCTGGGCATTGTTCAAGCCCTTTCTGCAAAAAAAGAATGTACTGGCCATAGTCCTGTTTGCAATCAGTTTCATTGCATTGTATGTACTGAAGGTCAATATCATGCTGGTCATGGTAGCAATCGTTCTCTTCTCGATTGGAAAAAGCCTGCTTGATCTGAAGAAGGAGGGACGAGAATGA
- a CDS encoding chromate transporter codes for MNLLLALFVSFFQVGLFSIGGGYAAMPLIQAQTVDLHSWLTLVEFANLVTIAEMTPGPIAINSATFVGMKVAGIPGVFAATLGNILPSVIIMLILAKLYEKYSKQTLLKRVLEGVRPVVVSAIFVAGISLLQLALLSFSKPDFFAVGVFIVAFIALNNKKVPLGPIILLVLGALTGIVHYLVVAS; via the coding sequence ATGAACCTTCTGTTAGCATTGTTTGTCAGTTTTTTCCAAGTAGGATTGTTCAGCATCGGCGGAGGCTATGCAGCCATGCCGCTCATTCAGGCTCAGACGGTAGATTTGCACAGCTGGCTCACGCTTGTGGAATTTGCTAATTTGGTGACCATTGCAGAGATGACCCCCGGTCCCATCGCCATTAATTCTGCAACCTTTGTAGGAATGAAAGTAGCAGGAATCCCCGGGGTGTTTGCAGCCACGCTTGGTAATATTCTTCCCTCGGTAATCATCATGCTCATTCTGGCCAAACTGTACGAGAAGTACAGCAAGCAGACTTTGCTCAAGCGGGTGCTGGAAGGCGTGAGGCCGGTAGTGGTGTCGGCAATCTTTGTTGCAGGCATTTCCCTGTTGCAACTCGCTCTGCTTTCCTTTTCCAAACCCGATTTCTTTGCCGTAGGCGTATTTATTGTCGCCTTTATTGCCTTGAACAACAAGAAGGTTCCGCTAGGTCCCATTATCTTGCTGGTTCTGGGAGCCTTGACGGGAATCGTGCATTATTTGGTGGTTGCGAGCTAA
- a CDS encoding DUF4386 family protein has product MESSPRILGKTAAVASLVMLVLIPTQIIVFSLHQPPTAAKLWFDLFAKNWLLGLIEMDLLYLIDNALVALVYLGLYELLKEKHRALMQIALLLGFIGIAAYYSSNPAFELWEAQRKYMAATSPLEQQNWLIIAESLILQWRGTAFNSYYILNGICLILISYALLKSELPRKIGIIGLVSGILMSIPSTAGMLGLVFSILSLIPWLIFLALLLKPLGRMR; this is encoded by the coding sequence ATGGAGAGTAGTCCACGCATTCTTGGAAAAACTGCAGCGGTCGCAAGCCTTGTCATGCTTGTGCTTATACCAACCCAAATCATTGTTTTCAGTCTTCACCAACCACCGACGGCAGCCAAGCTTTGGTTCGACCTGTTTGCAAAAAACTGGCTGTTGGGACTCATAGAAATGGATTTGCTCTACCTTATCGACAATGCCCTAGTTGCCCTTGTCTACCTGGGATTGTATGAGCTCTTGAAAGAAAAACATCGTGCCCTCATGCAGATAGCGCTGCTTTTGGGCTTTATCGGCATCGCCGCCTATTACAGCAGCAACCCAGCCTTTGAATTGTGGGAAGCACAGAGAAAGTATATGGCGGCCACTTCGCCTCTAGAACAACAGAACTGGCTGATCATAGCCGAATCACTCATCCTGCAGTGGAGGGGAACGGCCTTCAACTCCTACTACATCCTCAATGGAATCTGCCTCATTCTCATCTCGTATGCCCTATTGAAGAGCGAACTTCCCAGGAAGATCGGCATCATCGGACTGGTCAGCGGCATTCTGATGAGCATTCCGTCGACAGCAGGAATGCTGGGCTTAGTGTTCTCCATCCTTTCACTCATACCATGGCTGATCTTCCTAGCCCTGCTACTGAAGCCACTGGGGCGAATGCGCTAA